The Cryptomeria japonica chromosome 6, Sugi_1.0, whole genome shotgun sequence genomic interval gctttcattttaaagatatctccaaaagtctctttgttccagattttaattttggctttgatgatattaagctttttggccacTCTGAATAAGGCAGTTCCCTCAACCTTCGAGTTCCACCATTTAGCAACACAGAATTCCAAAGACGGGTGGGacaaccaagctttttcaaataTAAAAGGAAAATTTTGCTTTGCAGAAGTTGAATTGGTAGTGAAAGAAATAGcgtaatgatcagaaccaatcttaatgatagatgtcaaagaacaattatacttagaaagccaatcgggagaaatcagggatctatccaacctgacttgaataagatcaaaactagttcttctattggtccaggtgtaattaatcccttggagatccacatccttcaaagcttgatcattaataaaatccattaCGTTTTGTCTTCCCTCCAACTGCAAAagaaggcctcccatcttttcatcctcttttaaaggggtattgaaatctcccataatcatccaaCTTTTATCAGCAAAAATCAGTCTATCTTCAACcaggctcctccaaaatttagttcttccaactttagaattaggcgcatagatattagtgataacccagacaaagttatccttaatatgctcaagcaaaactgaggtcctattaacccctgaagcaatttccttacctttaatagtatTCTGATTCCAAAAGATAGTTGCACCTCCAAAGGCACCCTCCGAACTAGTTCCAATTACCCCTTTACTTTTGAAAATtcaatcctttccactttatccttacacatcttagtttcttgaataaggacTACATCTGGTTTGTGATATCTTACAATATTACGCAACACATCCTACTTATGGGGGGtgttcaaccctctaatattccatgaaattatcttcatactttaatcaGGGATAAGGCTGACTCAACGGAGCTCTATGTTCTATCAGCACGTTCTTCCAACTTTTTTGTTCCCtttgattctttagagagggtCTCCCCTACTTTTTGTTGTGACTTCCAATAGCTGCCACCTTCTTATTCTTACTTCTtgttgaaatacctccattgggtcctccattatttgacttgccttctttaataccgaaaatcctaagatttccctcaagaGCCACTGTTTCCAAACTTTTAGAAGGAGTTTTGCATTGGGAGTTCAGGATCATATTTCCAGTTtgcttaggacttccattggttaataacaacaaaggcaCAATATCTAAAATATTACAGTCCTccacttcattaaagtcttcctcattttctttattattagatgaagtCGAAGAATCATCATAGGAAAACTCATCAACTTTACCTTGGATGATAGGACCAACCTTCAAATCCTCTGATTCAGATTTTTGAACCTTTTCTTTGTTCCCATACTCTTCCTCGTTACTTTCTTTTTGATTGTTAGAATAGACACAAActgatttttcattgttattattcacacccttcttttcctcattttccatctCGGTCACTTCATTCTTAGGGACAACCTCTGAGGGTGGATCATCATTTTTCCCTtttgtttgtcatttttgtttCGAGTTGCTATCATTTTTACCATTCTTACCCTTCTTGAGTGGACAAGATTTCACCCAATGACctgactttttacaatgaaaacatacaaatgggagagattcatattcaatcacttgggtccatttccctaatttGCACAAAATATCAATAGTTTGAGGCATATCCGACATTTGAtaacattaacacaaatacgagcaaaaacCAACCTAGATTTAGTTGCAGTCATCGGGTCGATCAAtagaagttcaccaaatgatctcgcaatccctttaaagacctcctcattccagaactccaaTGGAAAGCTAGGAAGACGTGTCCACACAGGTGTTGACACAAAAAAGGAATCATCCAAAAggaggttaggagcccatttctgtaaagccaaggttgacttgccaaacatccatggcccttcacaaagcactttattcatatcttcttcattattaaaagaaaaggaaaaaaaaccctAGGCAAAGCCGCCAAATCAacttgacctttgagaacccattttctCCTTATAAAGTTCCTTACGACATCGATATTAGGTCTAAACCCACCAAATCATCCAACCAAGGTCATAGCTAAGCCAGACATAGTGAAATCAACCAGCTTATCCAGAACAGATATAGTAAAAGCCCCTGTCGCCAAATCAGAAAGATTTTTAACTTCCGGAAGTCCAGACTACACCAAAGACctaactccaaaaagagatgaccatttcttttctttacctctatcatgtgggtccccagttttggaatctttatcttccactGATTTGATTGTCGCCTTGTCCCCTTCAATACCCTAAGAAGCCTAAGGAGCTGCATGATTACCAGCTCCAACCGAAAAAAGAATGCCATCCCCATGAGTTCTGCCATCcccatgtttgaaatttgaatttaccGCTTGCCACTCCTCTCCACCCATTCCCGCTCCTTTTGTATTAGTTTCATTAGTTTCTTGCTACTTTATCATAGTTTTATTAGTATATTGTCAGACTTTTTTATGTTTTAATTATCCTTAAGACTACATTATCATCTACTTATAATATATAAATGACATGTTGATATGGAATGCATTATGTGTTTTAATGGTTGATATATTGTCAAATTTTATGGATGATAATTTATGTGGATTATTGTTTGTTGTAAGAGACTAACATGCAACTTGAAGGGAACCCAAAGCCAATGCCAACTTAAAAGATCTTTGATACACCCACAACCAAAGGAGACTCACACTATCGATTCACATGGAAGGAGTCAATGAATAGGAGAGTTACGATCACATAGACTCCTTGTCCACTTATGTCTTTAGAAAGCATAAAGGATTTATAACATCGTGGAGGATGATGAGGTTATGCCTCATTAATCCAAATTTAATGCATTGAATTGCATCCTTGATTGTGTGTTACTATGTAATAAAAGAGTATGTTCTAGAACATGACTCCTATAGGGTTAGTcattatttctatttttctcttatTGAATAAGTCACCTTGGTATTAGGGAAGAGTGACATCTATTTAGGTTCAGTTAGAAGAAGTAAATGATCCACTTCCTATAATTTCTTTAAAAAGGGGAAGTGTCATTTCAGTTAGGATCTTCTAAACTACGAGTTAAGTTATTTTTCATTTACCAATTACTTAATGATATAACTATAGACAATACACATAATAAGTGATACTATATCTTTTGCATACTTCTAATCTTTTTATCTTGAATATGAGTTATGAATGAGAATAAGAAATGACTGTTATTCCTTGAAATGGCATATTGTTACTTTTCAAAGATTGCActcctcaagcaagggccacttgaggtactgtaatcatcctttctcttttttgtatttagtttatttatgaatGTAGTAGATAGATTGTTGTTAGTTTCTTAATTATTGTTAAAGTTATCGTTATGGTTTGTTAGTATTGTTTGTACTTAGAGTCTCGGTTGCAACCAAACTGTCACTTTATCATATTATGAATTATTACCCACAACCATTGTTGAGTCACCTATAAAAATTATTGTATCAtatagtttctagttccaaaactATTCATGCTTTCATTAGTTAGTGTtttctataggagttgagaaaatacaacaccacagagcccaaataatctctgcaagctgaaaaacctgttacaaggagaagcaatgaagcaaatcacaaaaggaaagaatacacaggaaaaatatgctccaaaagatgagagctcaataataatccttcttcatacaatgaaaagaaataactcaacctttaataggtcaagaaaccctaaaagggaaaacctaggtttgcacataataattaattatatgcacctaaagttagcttaattgtaaaagagataaagggaacttaaataattaaacaaataatatttaattaatcaagtaaatacccgaatactctaacacccccccttaagctagacttagggagaagctaaaacctagaacagctactaaaagcaataaagatgggtctcggtaacaaggcctgattaggtacccaaatacaatgaaatctctatgaaactggagaaatagagaaaaccacgtaggaacaaaactctactccaaaaagagatggaaaagaacaccattgaagcatgaagaacctgcaaactctgtcgaagaataactgctgacctgaagaacctccactgaaatagaacatgaccaggtagagaagactataatctatatgagtgccctcaaatgacactactcaaatcataaggcaaacaaggcaaaaacaactgaaattgaagatacagatggcatgaaataccaaagcctgaagagctgatcaattgaaccatggaagcattagaaccaacatgataaacctccccataatgcggaagtggaagagggacaggaacactgaaaaggacaaccaaaaacaactacatgacgaagaaccaagaacatcaaaggtcttgagacacatcatcatgaggcgaatgtcgtggaaggaacactcactagacaaaggaagatagcaaacaacaggcaaacatcaaccccctcatggcacttgatcaatagtgcatgtacaacaagacacaagatatgcaagattccaagtaaaaaatacatgatggcactttatcttagtgtgtttgcataaatacaagctacaatgataagaagactggaaatagaaatgtgaaccaaaatagagacatcctactcagagaagagatcccaggacctgaaacaaccacgatatccaccagagtgctgaaaagaaaaaaaatgaataaaatatgcatggagtagaatctggaaataaaactcagatggctggaaagtacacagcacacgctttccaaaaatataaaattttcaaaaatagaggtcggatgctcattctatggctcccggagtgcaaaacctagacctcactttgactggaaaaaaacacactcaaatagaaaaattgggaaaaaataCCACCATGAGGTCGACTTTGGAACcatctttccgacgcctattcgtttttgaaaaaatgactccgtatgcccaagatagggccaaaaaataaaaccccccctgaaaaagccaaaaaagggagtcTAGTGGCTTGTTTGGGTGGAGGTGGCCAGGGAGCGGTGCTCTGGTGGTGCTCCGGTGGCAGCCTGGTGGTGGCTCGGTGGTAGGGCGGAGCCTCCTCGGGGGCTGGGCGGAGCGGAGCCAAGGGGCCGGGCTGCGGAGGAGGTCGGGCCGGGTGACGGAGGAGTTCGAGCTGAGTGGCGGAAGTCGGCGGCGGGGAGGCCGGGCCGGGTGGCGGCTGAGGAGCTGGGGGCCGCAGGGAGCGGAGGGCGGGGGCTGCAAGGAGCGGAGGCCGGGGGCTGCAGGCGGCGGCAAGCCGGGGAGCTAGGGGCCGCAGGAGGTGGCGGGGTCACCGGAGGTCGACAGCACGGGGTCGCCAAAGGGGGCCGGGCCGGCGGGGGTCGGCAGTTCCCAAAAGTGTAGGGAGGCCGGTAGGGGTGCGGGGCCTGAGGTCCTGCATGGTGGCAGGGGGCCCCACGATACCCTGCAttccaaaaaaaacaaattttttttaaaaccttatttttttcctttgctttttttttcaagaaatttttttaattaaaaagaaaaaattcggcctacatgtcgtaaaaaggcaaaaaaaaaaaatttcattttttctcgatttgcgtgccagggtcgtacgacctggatctgagaaaaaaaattcacccagaggctcaggaaccaaaataggttgaattttatatgaccataggggttttcgggccttctgagcatgatggtgaggtccgtttaggcccaaagtgctcagaaaaaaagctcaaaccctaggtacataaaaaattcctgaaaccccagatttgcttccaaagccaaaaattctcaaaacaagaacaggtagctgcagatctgaagctttgataccatataggagttgagaaaatacaacaccataggagcccaaataatctctgcaagttgaaaaacctgttacaaggagaagcaatgaagcaaatcacagaaggaaagaatacacaggaaaaatatgctccaaaagatgagagctcaataataatccttcttcatacaatgaaaagaaagaactcaacctttaataggtcaagaaaccctaaaagggaaaacctaggtttgcacataataattaattatatgcacctaaagttagcttaagtgtaaaagagataaagggaacttaaataattaaacaaataatgtttaattaatcaagtaaatacccgaatactctaacattttCATTCATGTAATGATAGGAAGCTTGAGAACTCCTTTCCTGCATACATAGTGTTAGCACCATCTTTGAAGATATGTCATTGTTCGATAATTAAGTGAATCCTCCACTTAGGACATTAAGGTACCCCCTTGACCATTTCAACCAGACTGAATGCATGACATACTACACGAACTCTATGTATATAGTGGAGACTAGTCACCCATGTCCTTTTATTATAATCATTAATAAATACAAATTTGGAAATTGAAGGAACGTTAATAGTTCAAATACATCGTAATGGATTAATTAAAATACCCTATAATATTTATGAGAGCTAGAGCAAAATTGaatagaattttattttttcatatacACAATGTTCATAAAAATCAAGTTCAAGATTATAGTAATTTAATCCCTCAAGAAGGTTTCTATTTTTTAGGGTCCTTAAAGTCTTCCAACCTA includes:
- the LOC131051029 gene encoding uncharacterized protein LOC131051029, with the translated sequence MAYCYFSKIALLKQGPLEVARERCSGGAPVAAWWWLGGRAEPPRGLGGAEPRGRAAEEVGPGDGGVRAEWRKSAAGRPGRVAAEELGAAGSGGRGLQGAEAGGCRRRQAGELGAAGGGGVTGGRQHGVAKGGRAGGGRQFPKV